Proteins encoded by one window of Arabidopsis thaliana chromosome 2, partial sequence:
- a CDS encoding Homeodomain-like superfamily protein (Homeodomain-like superfamily protein; CONTAINS InterPro DOMAIN/s: MYB-like (InterPro:IPR017877); BEST Arabidopsis thaliana protein match is: sequence-specific DNA binding transcription factors (TAIR:AT4G31270.1); Has 743 Blast hits to 735 proteins in 54 species: Archae - 0; Bacteria - 0; Metazoa - 25; Fungi - 8; Plants - 568; Viruses - 0; Other Eukaryotes - 142 (source: NCBI BLink).), producing the protein MALEQLGLGVSAVDGGENSSAPSNDGGDDGVKTARLPRWTRQEILVLIQGKRVAENRVRRGRAAGMALGSGQMEPKWASVSSYCKRHGVNRGPVQCRKRWSNLAGDYKKIKEWESQIKEETESYWVMRNDVRREKKLPGFFDKEVYDIVDGGVIPPAVPVLSLGLAPASDEGLLSDLDRRESPEKLNSTPVAKSVTDVIDKEKQEACVADQGRVKEKQPEAANVEGGSTSQEERKRKRTSFGEKEEEEEEGETKKMQNQLIEILERNGQLLAAQLEVQNLNLKLDREQRKDHGDSLVAVLNKLADAVAKIADKM; encoded by the exons ATGGCTCTGGAACAGTTAGGATTAGGAGTGAGCGCCGTTGACGGTGGAGAGAACAGTAGCGCGCCGTCAAATGACGGTGGAGATGACGGCGTTAAGACGGCGAGACTTCCTCGTTGGACGAGACAAGAGATTCTGGTTCTGATTCAAGGGAAGAGAGTGGCGGAGAACAGAGTCCGGCGAGGGAGAGCGGCGGGTATGGCTCTCGGGTCGGGTCAAATGGAGCCTAAATGGGCTTCTGTTTCGTCTTACTGTAAACGTCACGGTGTAAATCGTGGGCCGGTTCAGTGCCGGAAAAGATGGAGCAATCTCGCCGGAGATTATAAGAAGATTAAAGAATGGGAGTCTCAGATTAAGGAAGAGACTGAGTCCTATTGGGTTATGAGGAATGATGTTcgtagagagaagaagcttccTGGTTTTTTCGATAAGGAGGTTTATGATATTGTTGACGGTGGTGTGATTCCTCCGGCGGTTCCGGTTCTTTCGCTTGGATTGGCTCCGGCGTCAGACGAGGGATTGTTGTCTGATTTAGATCGGAGAGAAAGTCCTGAGAAGTTGAATTCTACTCCGGTGGCTAAATCAGTTACTG atGTTATAGAcaaagagaagcaagaagcttGTGTAGCAGATCAAG GTAGAGTGAAAGAGAAACAGCCAGAAGCAGCAAACGTGGAAGGTGGATCGACATCACAAGAAGAGAGGAAGCGTAAACGGACATCTTTTGGtgaaaaggaagaggaagaagaagaaggagaaacaaagaagatgcAGAATCAGTTGATAGAGATACTAGAAAGAAACGGGCAGTTGTTGGCGGCACAGCTTGAGGTTCAGAATTTAAACTTAAAACTAGACAGAGAGCAAAGAAAAGATCACGGTGATAGCTTAGTCGCTGTTCTCAATAAGCTCGCTGATGCTGTGGCAAAAATCGCGGATAAGATGTAG
- the CPL3 gene encoding C-terminal domain phosphatase-like 3 → MNNISKERNKETMSRLLTLVNDHFSQFLSFNQKNEIETMNQDLSRSAIAVFAGTSSEENVNQMTQPSNGDSFLAKKLTSESTHRGAAYLRSRLPMLPLLDLHKDHDADSLPSPTRETTPSLPVNGRHTMVRPGFPVGRESQTTEGAKVYSYESDARKAVSTYQQKFGLNSVFKTDDLPSPTPSGEPNDGNGDVGGEVSSSVVKSSNPGSHLIYGQDVPLPSNFNSRSMPVANSVSSTVPPHHLSIHAISAPTASDQTVKPSAKSRDPRLRLAKPDAANVTIYSYSSGDARNLSKVELSADLVNPRKQKAADEFLIDGPAWKRQKSDTDAPKAAGTGGWLEDTESSGLLKLESKPRLIENGVTSMTSSVMPTSAVSVSQKVRTASTDTASLQSLLKDIAVNPTMLLNLLKMGERQKVPEKAIQKPMDPRRAAQLPGSSVQPGVSTPLSIPASNALAANSLNSGVLQDSSQNAPAAESGSIRMKPRDPRRILHGSTLQRTDSSMEKQTKVNDPSTLGTLTMKGKAEDLETPPQLDPRQNISQNGTSKMKISGELLSGKTPDFSTQFTKNLKSIADMVVVSQQLGNPPASMHSVQLKTERDVKHNPSNPNAQDEDVSVSAASVTAAAGPTRSMNSWGDVEHLFEGYDDIQRVAIQRERVRRLEEQNKMFASQKLSLVLDIDHTLLNSAKFNEVESRHEEILRKKEEQDREKPYRHLFRFLHMGMWTKLRPGIWNFLEKASKLYELHLYTMGNKLYATEMAKLLDPKGVLFNGRVISKGDDGDPLDGDERVPKSKDLEGVMGMESSVVIIDDSVRVWPQHKMNLIAVERYLYFPCSRRQFGLLGPSLLELDRDEVPEEGTLASSLAVIEKIHQNFFSHTSLDEVDVRNILASEQRKILAGCRIVFSRIIPVGEAKPHLHPLWQTAEQFGAVCTTQVDEHVTHVVTNSLGTDKVNWALTRGRFVVHPGWVEASAFLYQRANENLYAINP, encoded by the exons ATGAACAATATTTCCAAGGAGCGTAATAAGGAGACTATGTCAAG ATTGCTGACTCTTGTAAATGACCATTTTTCCCAATTTCTCTCATTCAACCAGAAAAATGAG ATAGAGACCATGAATCAGGATTTAAGCCGTTCTGCTATTGCAGTTTTTGCTGGAACCAGCAGTGAAGAGAATGTTAATCAAATGACTCAGCCGAGTAATGGTGATTCttttcttgccaaaaagctGACTTCAGAAAGTACACATCGAGGAGCCGCCTACTTAAGGAGTAGGTTGCCTATGCTGCCTCTTCTAGACCTTCATAAGGATCATGATGCAGACAGCCTTCCGTCGCCCACAAGGGAAACAACACCAAGTTTACCTGTAAATGGTCGCCATACAATGGTTAGACCAGGTTTTCCCGTTGGTAGAGAGAGCCAAACGACTGAGGGTGCCAAAGTCTATTCATATGAGAGTGATGCCCGTAAAGCAGTTTCTACCTACCAGCAAAAATTTGGTCTTAATTCAGTGTTTAAGACAGATGACCTTCCAAGCCCAACCCCATCAGGAGAACCTAATGATGGCAATGGAGACGTTGGTGGAGAGGTTTCCAGTTCTGTTGTTAAGAGCTCGAACCCGGGGAGTCACCTAATTTATGGGCAAGACGTTCCTCTGCCCTCCAATTTTAATTCTAGAAGCATGCCTGTTGCAAATTCTGTTTCTAGCACTGTTCCACCACATCATCTGTCAATTCATGCTATTTCTGCACCAACTGCCTCTGATCAGACAGTGAAACCTTCTGCAAAGAGTCGAGATCCAAGACTAAGGCTTGCGAAACCTGATGCTGCCAATGTAACCATTTATTCGTACTCGTCTGGCGACGCTAGAAATCTTTCAAAAGTAGAGCTTTCTGCAGACTTGGTGAacccaagaaaacaaaaagccgCTGATGAATTTTTAATTGATGGGCCTGCAtggaaaagacaaaagagTGATACGGATGCACCAAAAGCAGCTGGAACTGGTGGCTGGCTAGAGGATACAGAATCATCGGGACTTCTAAAACTGGAATCCAAGCCCAGGCTAATTGAGAACGGTGTAACATCTATGACATCAAGTGTTATGCCCACGAGTGCTGTTTCTGTGAGCCAAAAAGTACGGACAGCTTCAACTGATACTGCATCATTGCAATCCCTTTTGAAGGATATTGCAGTAAATCCTACAATGCTACTGAATCTCCTGAAAATGGGAGAAAGACAAAAGGTACCTGAAAAAGCTATTCAGAAACCCATGGATCCAAGAAGAGCAGCACAACTCCCTGGCTCTTCCGTACAACCAGGGGTATCAACACCGCTTAGTATACCTGCATCAAATGCTTTAGCTGCTAATTCTTTAAACTCAGGAGTACTTCAGGATTCTTCCCAAAACGCCCCTGCA GCCGAATCTGGAAGCATTCGCATGAAACCTCGTGATCCTCGCCGAATCCTGCATGGAAGTACTCTTCAAAGAACGGACTCTTCAATGGAAAAGCAGACCAAAGTGAATGATCCTTCCACTCTAGGAACCTTGACTATGAAGGGTAAGGCAGAAGATTTGGAAACACCTCCCCAGCTTGATCCACGGCAAAATATTAGCCAGAATGGTACCagcaaaatgaaaatttcgGGTGAACTTCTCAGTGGGAAGACACCAGACTTTTCAACACAATTCACCAAAAACCTGAAAAGTATTGCTGATATGGTTGTCGTATCACAACAACTTGGCAATCCCCCAGCAAGTATGCATTCGGTACAGCTTAAGACGGAGAGAGATGTTAAACATAATCCTTCAAATCCCAATGCCCAGGATGAGGATGTGTCAGTTTCAGCAGCATCAGTAACGGCTGCAGCTGGTCCCACTCGTTCCATGAACAGTTGGGGAGATGTGGAACACCTATTTGAAGGATATGATGACATTCAGAGAGTAGCTattcaaagagagagagttcGTAGGTTAGAGGAACAGAATAAAATGTTTGCATCTCAAAAGCTCTCTCTTGTCTTGGATATAGACCACACCCTTCTCAATTCAGCTAAG TTTAATGAGGTTGAATCCCGCCACGAGGAGATATtaagaaagaaggaagaacaAGATCGTGAGAAACCATATAGACATCTCTTTCGTTTCCTGCACATGGGAATGTGGACTAAACTAAGACCAGGGATTTGGAATTTTTTGGAGAAG GCTAGCAAGCTGTACGAGTTACATCTTTACACTATGGGAAACAAATTGTATGCTACAGAGATGGCCAAGCTGCTTGATCCCAAAGGGGTTCTATTTAATGGACGGGTCATATCGAAAGGAGATGATGGAGATCCTCTTGATGGAGACGAACGAGTACCTAAGAGCAAAGATTTAGAAGGAGTTATGGGTATGGAATCGTCTGTGGTGATCATAGATGACTCTGTCCGAGTGTGGCCTCAACACAAAATGAATTTAATAGCTGTTGAAAG ATATCTTTATTTCCCTTGTAGTAGACGGCAATTTGGGCTTCTTGGTCCTTCTCTTCTTGAGTTAGATCGTGATGAGGTACCTGAGGAGGGCACATTGGCATCTTCATTAGCG GTTATTGAGaaaatacatcaaaatttCTTCTCGCACACTTCATTAGATGAAGTTGATGTGAGAAATATTTTAGCTTCTGAGCAACGAAAGATATTGGCTGGTTGTAGGATTGTATTTAGTCGGATAATCCCAGTGGGTGAAGCCAAACCGCACTTGCATCCCCTGTGGCAAACTGCTGAGCAGTTTGGTGCTGTCTGCACAACCCAGGTGGATGAACATGTCACTCATGTTGTCACAAATTCTCTTGGAACCGACAAG GTAAATTGGGCACTAACCAGAGGTAGATTTGTTGTTCATCCTGGCTG GGTGGAAGCATCAGCTTTTCTGTACCAGAGAGCAAATGAGAACTTATATGCCATCAACCCGTAA
- the CPL3 gene encoding C-terminal domain phosphatase-like 3 (C-terminal domain phosphatase-like 3 (CPL3); FUNCTIONS IN: phosphoprotein phosphatase activity, CTD phosphatase activity; INVOLVED IN: response to salt stress; LOCATED IN: nucleus; EXPRESSED IN: 22 plant structures; EXPRESSED DURING: 12 growth stages; CONTAINS InterPro DOMAIN/s: FCP1-like phosphatase, phosphatase domain (InterPro:IPR011947), NLI interacting factor (InterPro:IPR004274), BRCT (InterPro:IPR001357); BEST Arabidopsis thaliana protein match is: C-terminal domain phosphatase-like 4 (TAIR:AT5G58003.1); Has 1686 Blast hits to 1267 proteins in 263 species: Archae - 0; Bacteria - 131; Metazoa - 483; Fungi - 269; Plants - 334; Viruses - 2; Other Eukaryotes - 467 (source: NCBI BLink).) translates to MLVARSGCSRTLIRMGNDENLMVMVDVEEGEIPDSVNTEIEVKHKSTTTTADVGGDVDVGVVAGGRGGGGGGSNGNSRVWTMEELISQYPAYRPYANSGLSNLAWARAVQNKPFNEGLVMDYEPRESDKIVIEDSDDEKEEGELEEGEIDLVDNASDDNLVEKDTESVVLISADKVEDDRILKERDLEKKVKLIRGVLESTSLVEAQTGFEGVCSRILGALESLRELVSDNDDFPKRDTLVQLSFASLQTINYVFCSMNNISKERNKETMSRLLTLVNDHFSQFLSFNQKNEIETMNQDLSRSAIAVFAGTSSEENVNQMTQPSNGDSFLAKKLTSESTHRGAAYLRSRLPMLPLLDLHKDHDADSLPSPTRETTPSLPVNGRHTMVRPGFPVGRESQTTEGAKVYSYESDARKAVSTYQQKFGLNSVFKTDDLPSPTPSGEPNDGNGDVGGEVSSSVVKSSNPGSHLIYGQDVPLPSNFNSRSMPVANSVSSTVPPHHLSIHAISAPTASDQTVKPSAKSRDPRLRLAKPDAANVTIYSYSSGDARNLSKVELSADLVNPRKQKAADEFLIDGPAWKRQKSDTDAPKAAGTGGWLEDTESSGLLKLESKPRLIENGVTSMTSSVMPTSAVSVSQKVRTASTDTASLQSLLKDIAVNPTMLLNLLKMGERQKVPEKAIQKPMDPRRAAQLPGSSVQPGVSTPLSIPASNALAANSLNSGVLQDSSQNAPAAESGSIRMKPRDPRRILHGSTLQRTDSSMEKQTKVNDPSTLGTLTMKGKAEDLETPPQLDPRQNISQNGTSKMKISGELLSGKTPDFSTQFTKNLKSIADMVVVSQQLGNPPASMHSVQLKTERDVKHNPSNPNAQDEDVSVSAASVTAAAGPTRSMNSWGDVEHLFEGYDDIQRVAIQRERVRRLEEQNKMFASQKLSLVLDIDHTLLNSAKFNEVESRHEEILRKKEEQDREKPYRHLFRFLHMGMWTKLRPGIWNFLEKASKLYELHLYTMGNKLYATEMAKLLDPKGVLFNGRVISKGDDGDPLDGDERVPKSKDLEGVMGMESSVVIIDDSVRVWPQHKMNLIAVERYLYFPCSRRQFGLLGPSLLELDRDEVPEEGTLASSLAVIEKIHQNFFSHTSLDEVDVRNILASEQRKILAGCRIVFSRIIPVGEAKPHLHPLWQTAEQFGAVCTTQVDEHVTHVVTNSLGTDKVNWALTRGRFVVHPGWVEASAFLYQRANENLYAINP, encoded by the exons aTGCTTGTAGCTCGATCTGGTTGTTCTAGAACCCTAATTCGAATGGGCAACGATGAAAACTTGATGGTAATGGTGGATGTTGAGGAAGGTGAGATTCCTGATTCTGTCAACACTGAGATTGAAGTTAAGCACAAGAGTACTACTACTACGGCCGATGTTGGCGGAGACGTCGATGTTGGGGTTGTGGctggaggaagaggaggaggtggtggtggttctaatggcaactctagggtttgGACAATGGAGGAGTTGATTTCTCAGTATCCTGCTTACCGTCCATATGCGAATTCGGGTTTATCTAATTTAGCTTGGGCTCGAGCTGTgcagaacaaaccttttaaTGAAGGTTTGGTAATGGATTATGAACCAAGAGAGAGTGATAAGATTGTGATTGAAGATAGtgatgatgagaaagaagaaggtgagtTGGAGGAAGGTGAAATTGATTTGGTCGACAATGCTTCTGATGACAATTTGGTTGAGAAGGATACTGAATCTGTTGTGTTGATAAGTGCTGATAAAGTTGAAGATGATCGAATTCTAAAGGAGAgagatttggagaagaaagtgaaactaATTCGTGGTGTTTTGGAGAGTACTTCGTTGGTAGAAGCACAGAC CGGATTTGAAGGAGTTTGTTCCAGAATATTGGGGGCGTTAGAGTCTTTGCGAGAGCTGGTTTcagataatgatgattttccGAAGAGGGATACTTTAGTTCAATTGTCATTTGCTTCTCTTCAAACCATTAACTAT GTGTTTTGCTCGATGAACAATATTTCCAAGGAGCGTAATAAGGAGACTATGTCAAG ATTGCTGACTCTTGTAAATGACCATTTTTCCCAATTTCTCTCATTCAACCAGAAAAATGAG ATAGAGACCATGAATCAGGATTTAAGCCGTTCTGCTATTGCAGTTTTTGCTGGAACCAGCAGTGAAGAGAATGTTAATCAAATGACTCAGCCGAGTAATGGTGATTCttttcttgccaaaaagctGACTTCAGAAAGTACACATCGAGGAGCCGCCTACTTAAGGAGTAGGTTGCCTATGCTGCCTCTTCTAGACCTTCATAAGGATCATGATGCAGACAGCCTTCCGTCGCCCACAAGGGAAACAACACCAAGTTTACCTGTAAATGGTCGCCATACAATGGTTAGACCAGGTTTTCCCGTTGGTAGAGAGAGCCAAACGACTGAGGGTGCCAAAGTCTATTCATATGAGAGTGATGCCCGTAAAGCAGTTTCTACCTACCAGCAAAAATTTGGTCTTAATTCAGTGTTTAAGACAGATGACCTTCCAAGCCCAACCCCATCAGGAGAACCTAATGATGGCAATGGAGACGTTGGTGGAGAGGTTTCCAGTTCTGTTGTTAAGAGCTCGAACCCGGGGAGTCACCTAATTTATGGGCAAGACGTTCCTCTGCCCTCCAATTTTAATTCTAGAAGCATGCCTGTTGCAAATTCTGTTTCTAGCACTGTTCCACCACATCATCTGTCAATTCATGCTATTTCTGCACCAACTGCCTCTGATCAGACAGTGAAACCTTCTGCAAAGAGTCGAGATCCAAGACTAAGGCTTGCGAAACCTGATGCTGCCAATGTAACCATTTATTCGTACTCGTCTGGCGACGCTAGAAATCTTTCAAAAGTAGAGCTTTCTGCAGACTTGGTGAacccaagaaaacaaaaagccgCTGATGAATTTTTAATTGATGGGCCTGCAtggaaaagacaaaagagTGATACGGATGCACCAAAAGCAGCTGGAACTGGTGGCTGGCTAGAGGATACAGAATCATCGGGACTTCTAAAACTGGAATCCAAGCCCAGGCTAATTGAGAACGGTGTAACATCTATGACATCAAGTGTTATGCCCACGAGTGCTGTTTCTGTGAGCCAAAAAGTACGGACAGCTTCAACTGATACTGCATCATTGCAATCCCTTTTGAAGGATATTGCAGTAAATCCTACAATGCTACTGAATCTCCTGAAAATGGGAGAAAGACAAAAGGTACCTGAAAAAGCTATTCAGAAACCCATGGATCCAAGAAGAGCAGCACAACTCCCTGGCTCTTCCGTACAACCAGGGGTATCAACACCGCTTAGTATACCTGCATCAAATGCTTTAGCTGCTAATTCTTTAAACTCAGGAGTACTTCAGGATTCTTCCCAAAACGCCCCTGCA GCCGAATCTGGAAGCATTCGCATGAAACCTCGTGATCCTCGCCGAATCCTGCATGGAAGTACTCTTCAAAGAACGGACTCTTCAATGGAAAAGCAGACCAAAGTGAATGATCCTTCCACTCTAGGAACCTTGACTATGAAGGGTAAGGCAGAAGATTTGGAAACACCTCCCCAGCTTGATCCACGGCAAAATATTAGCCAGAATGGTACCagcaaaatgaaaatttcgGGTGAACTTCTCAGTGGGAAGACACCAGACTTTTCAACACAATTCACCAAAAACCTGAAAAGTATTGCTGATATGGTTGTCGTATCACAACAACTTGGCAATCCCCCAGCAAGTATGCATTCGGTACAGCTTAAGACGGAGAGAGATGTTAAACATAATCCTTCAAATCCCAATGCCCAGGATGAGGATGTGTCAGTTTCAGCAGCATCAGTAACGGCTGCAGCTGGTCCCACTCGTTCCATGAACAGTTGGGGAGATGTGGAACACCTATTTGAAGGATATGATGACATTCAGAGAGTAGCTattcaaagagagagagttcGTAGGTTAGAGGAACAGAATAAAATGTTTGCATCTCAAAAGCTCTCTCTTGTCTTGGATATAGACCACACCCTTCTCAATTCAGCTAAG TTTAATGAGGTTGAATCCCGCCACGAGGAGATATtaagaaagaaggaagaacaAGATCGTGAGAAACCATATAGACATCTCTTTCGTTTCCTGCACATGGGAATGTGGACTAAACTAAGACCAGGGATTTGGAATTTTTTGGAGAAG GCTAGCAAGCTGTACGAGTTACATCTTTACACTATGGGAAACAAATTGTATGCTACAGAGATGGCCAAGCTGCTTGATCCCAAAGGGGTTCTATTTAATGGACGGGTCATATCGAAAGGAGATGATGGAGATCCTCTTGATGGAGACGAACGAGTACCTAAGAGCAAAGATTTAGAAGGAGTTATGGGTATGGAATCGTCTGTGGTGATCATAGATGACTCTGTCCGAGTGTGGCCTCAACACAAAATGAATTTAATAGCTGTTGAAAG ATATCTTTATTTCCCTTGTAGTAGACGGCAATTTGGGCTTCTTGGTCCTTCTCTTCTTGAGTTAGATCGTGATGAGGTACCTGAGGAGGGCACATTGGCATCTTCATTAGCG GTTATTGAGaaaatacatcaaaatttCTTCTCGCACACTTCATTAGATGAAGTTGATGTGAGAAATATTTTAGCTTCTGAGCAACGAAAGATATTGGCTGGTTGTAGGATTGTATTTAGTCGGATAATCCCAGTGGGTGAAGCCAAACCGCACTTGCATCCCCTGTGGCAAACTGCTGAGCAGTTTGGTGCTGTCTGCACAACCCAGGTGGATGAACATGTCACTCATGTTGTCACAAATTCTCTTGGAACCGACAAG GTAAATTGGGCACTAACCAGAGGTAGATTTGTTGTTCATCCTGGCTG GGTGGAAGCATCAGCTTTTCTGTACCAGAGAGCAAATGAGAACTTATATGCCATCAACCCGTAA